Proteins from one Entomospira culicis genomic window:
- a CDS encoding chemotaxis protein CheW — protein MSDKKQLVTFQLGEERYGIDIMHVKEIYSNHTVRPIPHAPAYIEGVLNLRGEIIPIINLHRRFGIAKALLSEDDAMLSGFVIINLSGMKVGVIIDKILSVMDVDRATIQPPPQMITNIGAEYIEGVSPQDAGYLVILDIDRLFDVKELGRLRMLRSFKSASEEELDQYPQAKSR, from the coding sequence ATGAGCGATAAAAAACAGCTTGTTACTTTTCAGCTAGGTGAAGAGCGTTACGGCATTGACATCATGCATGTAAAGGAAATTTATTCCAATCATACCGTTCGCCCTATTCCGCACGCCCCAGCCTACATTGAGGGTGTACTCAATTTGCGTGGCGAGATTATTCCTATCATCAATTTACATCGACGCTTTGGTATCGCAAAGGCTCTGCTTAGTGAGGATGATGCGATGCTCTCGGGCTTTGTGATTATTAACTTATCTGGAATGAAGGTAGGTGTCATTATCGATAAAATCTTGAGTGTGATGGATGTTGATCGCGCTACGATTCAGCCACCACCGCAGATGATCACCAATATTGGCGCCGAGTATATCGAGGGGGTTAGCCCTCAAGATGCGGGGTATCTAGTGATTCTGGATATCGATCGCCTCTTTGATGTGAAGGAGCTTGGACGCTTGCGCATGCTTCGCTCCTTTAAGTCGGCAAGTGAAGAGGAGCTAGATCAATATCCGCAGGCGAAGTCTCGGTAG
- a CDS encoding NAD(+)/NADH kinase encodes MIHPLGEASSRSTMQILLIYNEKMKATHLLSAVHTFLLSKDACSITVLSLSQLNIYTAEASDASSLAIVLGGDGTILRASLCLHALAIPILAIHAGTVGFLAEHGAVSWQEAIDDFLSGKLPFLSAPMLAMEVYQQEKFAQRLLAINEVAITSVGRKLLAMTFKVGSSPTMRVRAEGLVLSTPTGSTGYSLTLGAPIISPSAKVLLLQAIAPFDLSARPIIFDEADVVWVEVASEDGLLLLRDGEGVEIASGAWEFRLGLASERVLWAVGEQREALFYQALQKKLGWFTLYPGASVCCKS; translated from the coding sequence GTGATTCATCCGCTGGGTGAGGCATCTTCTCGATCAACCATGCAGATATTGCTTATTTATAATGAAAAGATGAAAGCCACGCATCTTCTTTCGGCGGTGCATACGTTTCTTTTGTCTAAAGATGCGTGTTCGATTACTGTGCTCTCGCTTAGTCAATTGAATATCTATACAGCTGAAGCTAGTGACGCTTCTTCCCTTGCAATCGTCCTTGGTGGCGACGGCACCATCTTGCGCGCGAGCCTCTGCTTGCATGCTTTGGCTATCCCGATTTTGGCGATTCATGCAGGTACGGTGGGATTTTTGGCTGAACATGGTGCGGTCTCTTGGCAAGAGGCAATTGATGATTTTTTATCGGGTAAATTGCCTTTTCTTTCTGCGCCTATGTTAGCGATGGAAGTTTATCAACAAGAGAAATTCGCGCAACGGCTTTTAGCGATTAATGAGGTGGCGATCACCTCGGTAGGACGGAAGCTCCTTGCGATGACGTTTAAGGTGGGGAGTAGCCCAACAATGCGTGTGCGTGCGGAGGGGCTGGTCTTATCGACCCCGACGGGTTCTACGGGGTATAGTTTGACGCTTGGTGCACCGATTATCTCACCTAGTGCAAAGGTTTTGCTATTGCAGGCGATTGCTCCTTTTGATCTCTCGGCACGTCCGATTATCTTTGATGAGGCGGACGTGGTTTGGGTGGAGGTGGCAAGTGAGGATGGTTTGCTTCTCTTGCGTGATGGTGAGGGGGTGGAGATTGCCTCGGGGGCGTGGGAATTTCGTCTTGGGTTGGCTAGTGAGAGAGTGTTATGGGCAGTGGGCGAGCAACGTGAGGCGCTTTTTTATCAGGCGCTACAAAAAAAATTGGGATGGTTTACTTTATACCCAGGAGCATCGGTATGTTGCAAGAGTTAA
- the recN gene encoding DNA repair protein RecN yields MLQELRVKNYALLDQVSVIFEHGFTALTGETGAGKSLLVNALGLLLGEKSNTQFIRHGSEEAEVIGVVRLGDHPMVRALLSDLDIDVGDDCLELRRVVRVKGNSSIYANGARITREQLQEISALLFDMHGQHEHQSLYNQENQRLLLDRVAKIQEDVQLFSQQFTLLRTKKEQLKLMREQAETDLADRIYREKAYEEIGELKPSQEEKDELLARANQLENRERIQQTLQRFHAMMRGNSGLILGLKEARHLLKHLEDSESRELEKRLEGAILEVEDVSDSFSLLQDTLMGSPDELDRVQAKLMEYQRLEKKYGSGHLAGLLKYYQDIEIELGEQNNAEHLQVELESEIEALEQELRQKTLVITQQRESSARYLEEEMEKLLGEVSLPHARLVVSVAPRKNRAGDRVIGSTGADEVAFLFSANAGEPLKPLKEVASGGESSRILLILKSVLASQEEVDCLIFDEIDTGIGGEVAVQVAKHMRRLAQKKQVICITHLASIAAAAQSQLKIEKEVVDDHTRTNIHTMTHEQRVEEIARMLSGNTGDHALEHARSLLNSHDG; encoded by the coding sequence ATGTTGCAAGAGTTAAGGGTTAAAAATTACGCATTATTGGATCAAGTTTCCGTGATATTTGAGCATGGCTTTACCGCACTTACCGGTGAGACAGGAGCAGGTAAATCGTTGTTAGTGAATGCCTTAGGGTTATTGTTAGGGGAGAAGAGTAATACGCAGTTTATTCGCCATGGCAGTGAGGAAGCGGAGGTGATCGGCGTGGTACGATTAGGCGATCATCCCATGGTGCGCGCGCTCTTATCAGACTTAGATATTGATGTGGGTGATGATTGCTTAGAGTTGCGACGGGTGGTGCGGGTGAAGGGCAATTCCTCGATTTATGCTAATGGCGCACGTATTACGCGCGAACAGCTACAAGAGATTTCGGCGTTGCTTTTTGATATGCACGGGCAACATGAGCATCAATCACTTTATAATCAAGAGAATCAGCGACTTTTGTTGGATCGGGTGGCGAAAATTCAAGAGGATGTGCAACTCTTTAGCCAGCAGTTTACGCTTTTACGCACCAAAAAAGAGCAACTTAAACTCATGCGCGAGCAGGCAGAGACCGACCTTGCCGATCGTATTTATCGAGAGAAGGCATACGAGGAGATTGGCGAGCTAAAGCCTAGTCAAGAGGAGAAGGACGAACTCTTAGCACGGGCGAATCAATTGGAGAATCGCGAGCGTATTCAGCAGACACTTCAGCGTTTTCATGCCATGATGCGTGGCAATAGTGGCTTGATTTTAGGTCTCAAAGAGGCGAGGCATCTCCTTAAGCATCTGGAAGATAGTGAGAGTCGTGAGTTGGAGAAGCGGTTAGAGGGCGCGATTTTGGAAGTGGAGGATGTCAGCGACTCCTTTTCCCTTCTACAAGATACGCTAATGGGTTCGCCTGATGAGTTGGATCGCGTGCAGGCCAAGCTCATGGAGTATCAACGGTTGGAGAAGAAGTATGGTAGCGGGCATCTGGCGGGCTTGCTTAAATACTATCAAGATATTGAGATAGAGCTTGGTGAACAGAATAATGCCGAGCATCTGCAGGTAGAGTTAGAGAGTGAAATCGAGGCGCTTGAGCAAGAATTACGTCAAAAGACGCTGGTAATTACGCAACAGCGCGAGAGTAGTGCACGGTACTTGGAAGAAGAGATGGAGAAGCTCTTGGGCGAGGTAAGTTTGCCTCATGCGCGCTTGGTGGTATCGGTAGCTCCGCGTAAAAATCGTGCAGGCGATCGGGTGATTGGCTCGACAGGCGCGGATGAAGTTGCCTTTCTTTTTAGTGCCAACGCTGGCGAACCGCTCAAACCGCTTAAAGAGGTGGCTTCAGGCGGTGAGAGTAGCCGTATTCTCTTGATCCTCAAGAGTGTGCTGGCGAGCCAAGAAGAGGTTGACTGCCTTATTTTTGATGAGATTGATACCGGTATTGGTGGTGAGGTCGCGGTGCAAGTGGCTAAGCACATGCGTCGTTTGGCACAAAAAAAACAGGTCATCTGTATCACCCACCTAGCCTCCATCGCTGCGGCTGCACAATCTCAGCTCAAGATCGAAAAAGAAGTGGTCGATGATCATACTAGAACGAATATCCATACAATGACTCATGAGCAACGTGTGGAGGAGATAGCAAGAATGCTAAGCGGAAATACCGGAGACCATGCCCTTGAGCATGCCCGATCGTTGTTGAACTCGCATGATGGATAG
- a CDS encoding DegT/DnrJ/EryC1/StrS family aminotransferase has product MQKHSPINVSIDLKEQHVMTKVPFSPPEITEEDILAVSDVLRSGWITTGAQAKQFERELSDWMSGARVAVLNSATAGMEITLRLLGIGAGDEVITSVYTYAATVNVIRHVGATPILVDIAHDGYNLDITAVDRAITPKTKAIIAVDIGGYPCDYDALYRVIEAHRASFSGLPKSRLFNHADRITLIADAAHSLGAQYYGRKSGSLADFSAFSFHAVKNLTTAEGGALSFHSLFGVDAETIYREVMLWSLHGQNKDALAKAQGNGWEYDILFSGYKCNMPDIMAALGRSQLGRYAQTLSRRKTLYQSYRQMLPSPISLPAWDEADEYQSSYHLALVCLPIKDIQERNRIITQMAEAGIVCNVHFKPLHLMTAFNDLGRDNDFLQAMQRYQQVMSLPLFNTMSEEQLSYVGENLAQIVKNLR; this is encoded by the coding sequence GTGCAAAAGCACTCACCGATCAACGTTAGTATCGATCTTAAGGAGCAACATGTGATGACGAAGGTGCCTTTCTCTCCCCCAGAGATTACCGAAGAAGATATTCTTGCGGTAAGTGATGTGTTGCGGTCGGGTTGGATTACCACGGGCGCGCAGGCTAAGCAATTTGAGCGTGAGCTTTCGGACTGGATGTCAGGGGCGCGGGTGGCAGTGCTCAACTCGGCTACGGCGGGAATGGAGATTACTTTGCGTCTTTTGGGCATTGGCGCAGGCGACGAGGTGATTACCTCGGTGTATACCTACGCGGCCACGGTCAATGTGATTCGTCATGTGGGGGCAACACCCATTTTGGTGGATATCGCGCATGATGGTTATAATCTCGATATCACGGCGGTTGATCGCGCCATCACACCCAAAACCAAGGCGATTATTGCGGTGGATATTGGAGGCTATCCTTGCGACTATGATGCGCTTTATCGCGTTATCGAGGCGCATCGAGCTTCGTTTTCTGGTTTACCTAAGAGCCGTCTCTTTAACCATGCCGATCGTATCACCTTAATTGCCGATGCGGCGCACAGTTTGGGTGCGCAATATTATGGGCGTAAGAGTGGCAGTTTAGCCGATTTTAGCGCCTTCTCGTTTCATGCGGTAAAGAATCTCACCACGGCTGAGGGTGGGGCGCTCTCTTTCCATTCGCTCTTTGGTGTGGATGCGGAAACTATCTACCGTGAAGTGATGCTTTGGTCGTTGCATGGACAGAATAAGGATGCGCTTGCCAAGGCACAGGGCAATGGCTGGGAGTATGATATTCTCTTTTCGGGCTATAAATGCAACATGCCTGATATCATGGCGGCCTTGGGACGCAGTCAACTTGGTCGCTACGCCCAGACCTTATCACGTCGAAAAACGCTCTATCAATCGTATCGCCAGATGCTCCCTTCTCCTATCTCTTTACCGGCTTGGGATGAGGCGGATGAGTACCAAAGCTCCTACCACCTTGCGCTTGTTTGCCTGCCTATAAAAGATATCCAAGAACGTAATCGCATCATCACGCAGATGGCAGAAGCAGGCATCGTTTGCAATGTTCATTTTAAACCTTTACATTTAATGACGGCATTTAACGATTTAGGCAGAGATAATGATTTTTTACAGGCCATGCAACGCTATCAACAGGTCATGAGTCTGCCCCTCTTTAACACCATGAGCGAGGAGCAATTGAGCTATGTGGGAGAAAATTTAGCACAAATTGTGAAAAATCTACGCTAG